The following are from one region of the Cytobacillus firmus genome:
- a CDS encoding YolD-like family protein, translated as MPLKDRGKIKWQPAHFMPEHRAMLRKLEREQMAQNKPLIDEYELEEYENKIHFAMEFAYLLKVKVWRDGFFCEYKGRVNRLDGISRKIYLELESGDLEKISFDEIAGAEVEG; from the coding sequence ATGCCGCTAAAAGACAGAGGGAAAATAAAATGGCAGCCTGCTCACTTCATGCCGGAACACCGGGCGATGCTAAGAAAGCTGGAAAGGGAACAAATGGCGCAAAACAAGCCGCTCATTGATGAATATGAATTGGAGGAATATGAAAACAAAATTCACTTTGCAATGGAATTTGCTTATCTTTTGAAAGTAAAAGTCTGGCGGGACGGATTTTTCTGCGAATACAAAGGGAGGGTAAACCGGCTGGATGGCATCAGCAGAAAGATATATCTTGAACTGGAGAGCGGGGACCTTGAGAAAATTAGCTTTGATGAAATAGCCGGGGCGGAAGTGGAAGGATGA
- a CDS encoding MEDS domain-containing protein yields the protein MNELLIDLIDDLQKSNGGHILYHFDRIDCYIQNAVSYITAGVRCGGHVLLVENDRNHFLIDKELTNLLGKEELSRVHFMNNFDFYYSNGNFNPDTVFNFFLKHIQPYLDSNPKIFTWGLVEWGNVKEYIPLVEQYEKKLFKAVSEHSLISLCAYNNCSTPLELKDSLLRCHDVLITDREYKYL from the coding sequence ATGAATGAATTATTAATAGATTTGATTGATGATCTGCAAAAGTCAAATGGAGGCCATATTCTGTACCACTTTGATCGGATTGATTGCTATATTCAAAATGCAGTCTCATACATAACGGCTGGCGTCAGATGCGGCGGACATGTTTTGCTTGTGGAGAATGACCGGAATCATTTCCTTATTGATAAAGAATTAACTAATTTGTTAGGAAAAGAGGAATTAAGCAGAGTTCATTTTATGAATAATTTTGATTTTTATTATTCCAACGGTAATTTTAATCCTGATACAGTGTTCAATTTTTTTCTTAAACACATTCAGCCTTACTTAGATAGCAATCCAAAGATATTCACATGGGGTCTGGTTGAGTGGGGAAACGTAAAAGAATATATTCCTTTAGTCGAACAATATGAAAAGAAGCTTTTTAAGGCCGTTTCTGAGCATAGCCTGATTTCCCTGTGTGCTTATAATAACTGCAGCACCCCGCTGGAATTAAAGGATAGTCTGCTACGCTGCCATGATGTGCTCATAACAGATAGAGAGTATAAATACCTATAA
- a CDS encoding GNAT family N-acetyltransferase, with protein sequence MEKITFHDIYKPGHTVLENGLFIHNHNPDMLLQYDSNFIAFKRMPSVQEFKEAHQYLKEFHQKYGQKHVRFYFPDDEELSEELAAFFQQDEDYTVGFLELFAILPADFPEVQEREEIVVENVTDETWNAYLEFQYEQDSVYGENFAEKKKAQHLRNYSDDSIQQLIAFYKGKPAGSVDVIIKERTAEIDGLMVHEDCQKKGIGSCLQKSVMDQFKDKTIILVADGEDTPKEMYRRQNYRYIGKQYNLLKVYE encoded by the coding sequence ATGGAAAAGATCACATTTCATGATATTTATAAACCGGGACACACTGTTCTGGAAAATGGCCTTTTTATTCATAATCATAATCCTGACATGCTCCTTCAGTATGACAGCAATTTTATTGCTTTTAAAAGAATGCCTTCCGTTCAGGAGTTTAAGGAGGCACATCAATATTTAAAAGAGTTTCATCAGAAATATGGCCAAAAGCATGTAAGGTTTTATTTTCCGGATGACGAAGAACTTTCTGAAGAGCTTGCGGCTTTCTTTCAGCAGGATGAAGATTATACTGTGGGGTTCTTGGAGTTATTTGCGATTCTTCCGGCAGATTTTCCGGAAGTTCAGGAAAGGGAAGAAATCGTAGTCGAAAATGTTACTGATGAAACATGGAATGCTTATCTGGAATTCCAGTATGAGCAGGATTCGGTATATGGGGAAAATTTCGCAGAGAAAAAGAAAGCTCAGCATCTAAGAAATTACAGCGATGACAGCATTCAGCAGCTTATTGCATTTTATAAAGGAAAGCCAGCCGGATCTGTTGATGTCATTATTAAGGAACGAACAGCTGAAATTGATGGACTGATGGTCCATGAGGATTGTCAGAAAAAGGGCATCGGCAGCTGCCTGCAGAAATCCGTGATGGATCAGTTCAAGGATAAAACGATTATTCTTGTGGCGGATGGGGAAGATACCCCAAAGGAGATGTACCGCAGGCAAAATTACCGGTATATTGGAAAGCAGTATAACTTACTAAAAGTATACGAATGA
- a CDS encoding YhbD family protein → MSDELISKKEVLDLTGISYGQLYRWKRKNLIPEDWFVRKSTFTGQETFFPKEKILERVEKVQKMKDSLSLDELADLFSLNATNLKLSKDSLIAKGIVSEPVMNIFLDTQGEINEFNYHEILKLYILSNLLESGDIHIEEGKMLLQLLNDHQKILQQPKAVICFIRKLGMSSCLVSMNGEQVLLEKGTKLAAAISIEQCAEELKSKLA, encoded by the coding sequence TTGAGCGATGAATTAATTTCAAAAAAAGAAGTATTGGATTTAACTGGTATTTCTTATGGACAGCTTTACCGGTGGAAAAGGAAGAATCTGATACCTGAGGATTGGTTTGTCCGGAAATCAACTTTTACAGGGCAGGAGACTTTTTTTCCAAAAGAGAAAATCCTCGAGCGCGTCGAAAAAGTACAGAAGATGAAGGATAGCCTTTCGCTCGATGAGCTGGCTGATTTGTTTTCGCTGAATGCTACGAATCTGAAGCTGTCAAAGGATAGTCTGATTGCTAAAGGAATAGTTTCCGAGCCGGTTATGAATATATTTCTGGATACACAGGGGGAGATTAATGAATTCAATTATCATGAGATTTTGAAGCTTTATATTCTTTCAAACCTGCTGGAATCGGGTGATATCCATATCGAGGAAGGGAAAATGCTCCTTCAGCTATTAAATGATCATCAAAAAATCCTGCAGCAGCCAAAGGCTGTGATCTGCTTTATTCGAAAACTAGGCATGTCCAGCTGCCTGGTTTCAATGAACGGGGAACAGGTCCTTCTTGAAAAAGGGACAAAATTGGCTGCCGCTATATCAATAGAGCAATGTGCTGAAGAATTAAAATCCAAATTGGCATAG
- a CDS encoding polymer-forming cytoskeletal protein has protein sequence MKTLGNLIINGVGSVNGGTFNKVEINGKGTVNSDIECEKFYCNGTGTVHGNVKTEKGKISGAAKIHGAVKADSLNVNGSASISEAVLSRKLEVAGSSSIGGSVKSDEMVVDGKAKIAGDCEAEVFRAEGAFKIDGLLNAETIDIKLFGESKAKEIGGRKIKVAQHRESLFKLIKSLFPLKLEAELIEGDDIELEGTTALVVRGKNVKIGKNCEIGLVEYSGEYECSPDSEVKESRLI, from the coding sequence ATGAAAACACTGGGAAACTTAATCATTAATGGAGTTGGATCGGTTAATGGAGGAACTTTTAATAAAGTCGAAATCAATGGAAAGGGCACGGTAAATAGTGATATAGAGTGCGAGAAATTCTATTGCAACGGTACAGGCACGGTCCATGGAAATGTAAAAACCGAAAAAGGAAAGATCAGCGGTGCAGCCAAAATCCATGGAGCAGTTAAAGCTGATTCCTTAAATGTTAACGGTTCTGCCTCCATTTCAGAAGCTGTCCTAAGCCGAAAGCTTGAGGTGGCCGGGAGTTCCTCCATTGGGGGTTCTGTGAAAAGCGATGAAATGGTTGTGGATGGGAAAGCAAAGATTGCCGGAGACTGTGAAGCGGAGGTTTTCCGCGCGGAAGGGGCTTTTAAGATAGATGGTTTACTGAACGCAGAAACGATTGATATTAAACTATTTGGAGAAAGCAAAGCGAAAGAGATTGGCGGAAGAAAGATAAAAGTGGCACAGCATAGAGAAAGCCTATTTAAATTAATCAAATCGCTATTTCCATTAAAGCTCGAGGCGGAATTAATTGAAGGGGATGACATTGAACTCGAAGGCACCACAGCTCTTGTCGTCAGAGGGAAAAATGTCAAAATCGGCAAAAATTGCGAGATTGGACTAGTGGAATACTCCGGAGAATACGAATGTTCACCAGACTCAGAGGTGAAAGAATCCCGGTTAATATAG
- a CDS encoding spore germination protein, whose translation MFRKHYSHHKKISRSIHSNIQYLTEQFGNSSDLSIRNIILSNHGKAAIIHIQGIVDEQSLHDNVLHPILAWSHEQKPIQNWSGEIVQIISVSKVNTIDDWSEIVNGLLSGDTVILIEGHSEAILAGTGKIQSRTITEPSTQTVVKGPKDGFTENLGTNISLIRARIQNNNLRIEQTKAGKVTKTDIGILYMEGIAKEEIVKEVKERISKIDMDSILDTNYVEEALKDNRKTIFPLFQNSERPDVVAANLLEGKIAIIIQGTPFALILPAVFIQFFQSPEDYYANYLVSSFLRLIRVGSFYVNMYASAIYLALITHHHGLIPTTLMVTLMAQREQVPFPAIVELLVMELAFEVLREAGIRMPRAIGPAVSIVGALILGQAAVEAGFVSAAIVIIVATTAISSFTLPNPNIVNAARGMRFILIFAAAFIGFYGIILFSLCIILHLCSLKSVGVPYLTPLSPVRVSGLKDSLVRIGTSSK comes from the coding sequence GTGTTCCGGAAACATTACAGCCACCATAAAAAGATAAGCAGGAGTATTCACTCTAATATTCAATACTTAACAGAGCAGTTTGGCAACAGCTCCGATCTATCAATCCGAAATATAATACTTTCAAACCATGGTAAAGCAGCCATCATACATATCCAGGGGATCGTTGACGAACAAAGCCTGCATGACAATGTTCTCCATCCTATTCTCGCATGGAGTCATGAACAAAAACCTATTCAAAATTGGTCCGGGGAAATAGTTCAGATCATTTCGGTATCTAAGGTAAACACCATTGATGACTGGTCCGAAATAGTGAACGGCCTGCTGAGCGGGGACACGGTTATTTTGATAGAGGGACATTCAGAGGCGATCCTTGCCGGAACAGGAAAGATTCAATCAAGAACTATTACTGAACCTTCGACACAAACGGTGGTAAAAGGGCCAAAAGATGGATTTACGGAGAATTTAGGTACGAATATTTCACTGATCCGTGCCAGAATACAAAATAACAATCTAAGGATAGAACAGACAAAAGCAGGGAAAGTGACCAAAACCGATATCGGCATCTTATACATGGAGGGTATAGCGAAAGAGGAAATCGTAAAGGAAGTGAAGGAAAGAATCAGTAAAATCGATATGGACAGTATACTGGACACAAATTATGTGGAAGAAGCCTTAAAGGACAACAGGAAAACGATCTTTCCGCTCTTCCAGAATTCGGAGAGGCCAGACGTGGTCGCAGCTAACCTTTTAGAAGGCAAAATTGCGATCATTATACAGGGAACACCATTTGCATTGATTCTGCCGGCTGTTTTTATCCAATTTTTTCAATCTCCTGAAGACTATTATGCCAATTACCTGGTGAGTTCCTTTCTAAGACTCATTCGGGTTGGCTCTTTTTACGTTAACATGTATGCCTCGGCCATTTATTTGGCCCTGATCACGCATCACCATGGCTTAATCCCTACTACTTTAATGGTGACGCTCATGGCACAAAGAGAACAGGTGCCTTTTCCGGCCATTGTGGAACTGCTGGTAATGGAACTGGCCTTCGAAGTCCTGCGGGAAGCCGGGATCCGGATGCCAAGGGCCATTGGTCCGGCTGTTTCCATTGTAGGGGCTCTTATTCTCGGCCAGGCTGCAGTCGAAGCTGGCTTTGTTTCAGCGGCCATTGTGATCATCGTGGCGACGACAGCCATTTCAAGCTTCACACTGCCTAACCCTAATATTGTGAACGCCGCACGCGGGATGCGGTTCATTCTTATTTTTGCCGCTGCTTTTATTGGATTCTATGGAATTATCCTGTTTTCTTTATGCATTATTCTGCACCTTTGCAGTCTTAAATCAGTAGGAGTCCCATATCTCACTCCACTCTCACCGGTCAGAGTCAGCGGTTTGAAAGACAGTTTAGTCCGGATAGGGACCTCATCCAAGTGA
- a CDS encoding Ger(x)C family spore germination protein produces the protein MRKVISIMLIMGLLTGCSNYRDLNEVALIIAIGIDLPQERESGYRVTYQVINPGYFSQNGTGNSLPVINYTVESETFIEAYRMASLIIPRENSVTHLSLIVIGEALAREGLGLIFDVFERGESRSSFPVFIARDTTAEEVLGVIEPLESNPTKSIISTSENNGKMYSISEIVPIYRAISLLSGEGQNLMLSGIHLNKPLKSQNQTDNLQNIKPPVVEVTGLALFKKDQLAGWFDGKIARTAHIINSAAEYTSFPLPCNNKKNLTVTTKGMRSTIKTELKPKLTLAVDADIKGYIAELECYIKIDSDKEIRKIEKKLEKEAESQIRETIKMAQEMETDVFGFGRKLSINNPDYWKKHKKEWNKLFKTADIEVNVNAKITNAGLLTDPYKLQ, from the coding sequence ATGAGAAAAGTCATTTCGATCATGTTGATAATGGGTTTACTAACGGGCTGTTCCAATTATAGAGATTTAAATGAAGTCGCTTTAATAATCGCCATTGGCATAGACCTCCCCCAGGAAAGGGAATCAGGCTATCGGGTCACGTATCAAGTAATCAATCCGGGTTATTTTTCGCAAAATGGGACAGGAAACAGCCTTCCAGTTATTAATTACACAGTCGAATCAGAAACGTTTATTGAAGCGTACAGGATGGCGTCTTTAATCATTCCAAGAGAGAACAGTGTTACTCATCTTTCTTTGATTGTGATTGGAGAGGCTCTTGCAAGAGAGGGGCTGGGACTTATATTTGATGTGTTTGAAAGAGGTGAATCACGCTCATCGTTTCCAGTTTTTATTGCAAGGGACACGACTGCGGAAGAAGTTCTCGGGGTCATTGAGCCGTTGGAATCCAATCCAACGAAAAGCATCATCAGCACCAGCGAGAATAATGGAAAAATGTACTCCATCTCAGAAATCGTTCCCATTTACCGGGCCATCTCCCTTTTATCAGGTGAGGGGCAGAACCTTATGCTTTCAGGCATTCATTTGAACAAACCGCTTAAATCCCAGAATCAGACGGATAACCTGCAGAACATCAAGCCGCCGGTCGTAGAGGTAACTGGATTGGCACTGTTTAAAAAAGATCAATTAGCCGGCTGGTTTGACGGCAAAATCGCAAGAACAGCCCATATAATCAATTCAGCCGCTGAATATACATCCTTTCCGCTGCCATGTAACAATAAAAAAAATTTGACCGTCACGACAAAAGGAATGAGGTCGACCATTAAGACAGAGTTAAAACCAAAATTGACTCTGGCAGTTGATGCAGATATTAAGGGCTATATTGCTGAACTGGAATGCTATATAAAAATTGATAGTGATAAAGAAATAAGAAAGATTGAGAAAAAATTAGAAAAAGAGGCCGAAAGCCAAATAAGGGAAACAATCAAAATGGCGCAGGAAATGGAAACCGATGTATTCGGTTTCGGCAGAAAACTATCCATTAATAATCCGGATTACTGGAAAAAACATAAGAAAGAATGGAATAAGCTATTTAAAACTGCGGATATTGAAGTAAATGTGAATGCGAAAATAACGAACGCAGGATTACTGACAGATCCATATAAACTACAATAA
- a CDS encoding GerAB/ArcD/ProY family transporter, with protein MPKDKIDGIQLFCLMVLFMFGTAVFLDLGSGARQDAWIVTILSPIAGLIIFAVYYRLYRQYPDLPLTEYMKKILGKYLGSLISYMYIIYFIYIASRVLRDVEELLISSPYAKTSIITLGICMVFALVYAVHLGFEVFARGGIICFALMTVTLLLILIFYVISDLIHLENLRPVLAKGWKPVFREIFPVNMTVPYGELVIFTMILPLMKRKTKILKTGSMAIAYVGIYLTINTMLLICILGADLLERSAFPALAAVGYIQIGGFIQRLDPFIILLIVFLGFIKVGLFFYCAVIGMNNLFKMRPNVFTSYFMGGIICLSSIMIAPSYQSHLDEGLKVVPYFLHIAFQFAIPAVLLVLAAIQRKWKQGKV; from the coding sequence ATGCCGAAAGATAAGATTGATGGAATACAATTATTCTGCTTGATGGTCCTTTTTATGTTTGGGACAGCTGTGTTTCTGGATCTTGGAAGCGGAGCCCGCCAGGACGCATGGATCGTTACGATTCTTTCACCCATTGCCGGGCTGATAATCTTTGCTGTTTACTATCGTCTTTACAGACAGTATCCGGATTTGCCGCTGACAGAATACATGAAAAAAATTTTAGGGAAATACCTGGGAAGCCTTATAAGCTATATGTACATTATCTATTTCATTTATATTGCGTCCAGGGTTTTGCGTGATGTTGAGGAATTACTGATCAGTTCTCCTTATGCCAAAACCTCCATTATTACGCTGGGTATCTGTATGGTGTTTGCATTGGTATACGCAGTTCATTTAGGTTTTGAGGTATTTGCAAGAGGAGGGATTATCTGCTTCGCCCTCATGACAGTCACTTTATTGCTAATCCTGATATTCTATGTGATCAGTGACTTGATTCATCTGGAAAATTTGCGGCCTGTTTTAGCTAAAGGATGGAAACCGGTCTTCAGGGAGATTTTTCCGGTTAATATGACGGTTCCTTACGGAGAGTTGGTTATATTTACGATGATCCTTCCTTTAATGAAACGGAAGACAAAGATTTTAAAAACAGGGAGTATGGCCATTGCGTATGTTGGCATTTATTTAACCATTAATACGATGCTCTTAATTTGTATTCTTGGTGCAGATCTCCTTGAGCGTTCGGCCTTCCCGGCACTGGCTGCTGTTGGCTATATTCAAATTGGGGGATTTATTCAGCGTCTGGATCCTTTTATCATCCTATTGATTGTATTTCTGGGGTTTATTAAAGTGGGCCTGTTCTTCTATTGTGCGGTAATCGGAATGAATAACCTTTTTAAAATGAGGCCAAATGTTTTCACTTCCTATTTTATGGGCGGGATTATTTGTCTTTCCTCCATTATGATTGCACCAAGCTATCAAAGCCATCTGGATGAAGGATTAAAAGTAGTCCCTTATTTCCTGCATATTGCTTTCCAATTCGCCATTCCTGCTGTATTGCTCGTACTGGCGGCCATCCAGCGTAAATGGAAACAGGGAAAAGTGTAG
- a CDS encoding phosphoglycerate dehydrogenase: MSTMTLDKVKTIKTLNAIAPSGLEVFNKDHFTIDNESGNPDAIVLRSFNMHSMELGDRLKAIARAGAGVNNIPVEKCTEQGIVVFNTPGANANAVKEMVLTSLMASSRNLFAGITWTKTLKDEGDQIPKLVEAGKKQFVGKEIKGKTLGVIGLGAIGALVANDALELDMDVVGFDPFISVDTAWNLSRNVQRAMNIEQVFAESDYITVHVPLTDDTREMFNEDTFSIMKKGVHILNFSRGELVNEADMAAALESGKVGKYITDFPNENILKMKNALAIPHLGASTKESEENCAVMAARQVKHFLETGNVKNSVNFPNAALPYTGKRRVTAFHKNIPNMVGQITLSISSYQLNIADMVNRSRGEYAYTMIDIDNKVNGDVIPGLLEQINQIEGMITSRII, from the coding sequence GTGAGTACCATGACTTTAGACAAAGTAAAAACGATTAAAACACTGAATGCCATTGCGCCAAGCGGTCTTGAAGTGTTTAACAAGGATCATTTTACAATCGATAATGAAAGCGGCAATCCGGATGCGATTGTTCTTCGCAGCTTTAATATGCATTCGATGGAATTGGGCGATCGATTAAAAGCAATCGCCCGTGCAGGTGCTGGAGTGAATAACATCCCGGTGGAGAAATGCACTGAGCAGGGAATAGTTGTGTTTAATACACCCGGCGCCAATGCAAATGCCGTAAAAGAAATGGTGCTTACCTCCTTAATGGCTTCATCCCGGAATCTTTTTGCCGGAATTACTTGGACTAAAACGCTGAAGGATGAAGGAGATCAGATCCCTAAGCTTGTAGAAGCAGGAAAGAAGCAATTTGTCGGAAAAGAAATTAAGGGGAAAACGCTCGGTGTCATCGGATTGGGGGCAATCGGGGCACTTGTAGCCAATGATGCACTGGAACTGGATATGGATGTTGTTGGCTTTGATCCCTTTATTTCTGTCGACACGGCCTGGAACCTGTCCCGCAATGTTCAGCGTGCCATGAACATCGAGCAGGTGTTTGCAGAATCAGACTATATCACTGTGCATGTTCCATTAACCGATGATACAAGGGAAATGTTCAATGAAGATACGTTTAGCATAATGAAAAAGGGTGTTCACATCCTAAATTTCTCACGCGGAGAGCTTGTGAATGAAGCAGATATGGCAGCTGCCCTTGAAAGCGGAAAAGTGGGCAAGTATATTACAGACTTCCCAAATGAAAATATCCTTAAAATGAAAAACGCATTGGCCATTCCACACCTTGGCGCATCAACGAAGGAATCGGAGGAAAACTGTGCAGTCATGGCAGCACGCCAGGTGAAGCACTTCCTTGAAACAGGCAATGTCAAAAACTCAGTGAACTTCCCAAATGCTGCGCTTCCTTACACGGGCAAGCGGCGTGTCACTGCTTTTCATAAAAACATCCCAAATATGGTCGGCCAAATCACACTTTCCATTTCAAGCTACCAGCTGAATATCGCAGACATGGTAAACCGCAGCCGAGGTGAATATGCGTACACCATGATCGACATCGATAATAAAGTGAATGGCGATGTGATCCCTGGACTGCTTGAGCAGATTAATCAAATTGAAGGCATGATTACGTCACGGATAATATAA
- a CDS encoding DUF3267 domain-containing protein, with product MNLAEWSPFIRSNWYRKHYMKFVYLLQIIIFLIPYFFETGFSQINIIYLILIGIFVFIVHECLHILVISKKGDISLTFSGLYFWLNTNATLSKMRFWVFMSLPFIVLSGITGVLSFYVSGNIKTILLFICWFNSFISASDIYNSFLIAMKPKNSFFCRGYYQVKRDSLRKNL from the coding sequence ATGAATTTGGCAGAATGGTCTCCTTTTATAAGGAGTAATTGGTATCGAAAGCATTATATGAAGTTTGTATATCTGCTCCAGATCATCATATTTCTGATACCCTATTTTTTTGAGACAGGTTTCTCTCAGATTAATATCATTTACCTCATTTTAATAGGTATCTTTGTCTTTATAGTTCACGAATGTCTGCATATTTTGGTTATCAGCAAAAAAGGCGATATTAGCTTAACATTTAGCGGATTGTATTTTTGGCTAAATACAAATGCTACTCTATCCAAAATGAGATTTTGGGTTTTTATGAGTTTGCCCTTTATTGTATTATCAGGCATCACTGGCGTTCTATCCTTCTATGTATCAGGGAATATTAAAACAATTCTATTATTTATTTGCTGGTTTAATTCATTCATTTCCGCCTCGGATATCTACAATTCTTTCTTAATTGCCATGAAACCAAAGAACTCGTTTTTTTGCAGGGGGTATTATCAGGTGAAAAGGGATTCCTTACGCAAAAATCTGTGA
- a CDS encoding GntR family transcriptional regulator → MPIPSNYSSPTRVSAKDRAFSQIQEWIIDGTLQPKEKLNDADLAKALGVSRTPIREALQLLNVQGFVEMFPGVGTQVTSVNPEDISKILPPLGVLQALAAELAAPVISQESINILRDINHKFAKALMAGDTFSALKQDEKFHNIIIDLAQNPYISNTASMLQAHVMRLYYNKTIILKERSIEEHEDILKAFEEKDREKAGNIARVNWLRAIDEYYSGKKYKPIANVKKNAQ, encoded by the coding sequence ATGCCAATACCCTCTAATTATTCATCACCTACCCGTGTATCCGCTAAAGATCGCGCCTTCTCTCAAATTCAGGAGTGGATTATTGACGGGACACTTCAACCGAAGGAAAAACTGAATGATGCTGACCTTGCTAAAGCATTAGGAGTCAGCCGCACCCCTATTAGGGAAGCGCTTCAGCTCCTGAATGTTCAGGGATTTGTAGAAATGTTCCCTGGTGTGGGAACTCAAGTCACGTCAGTTAACCCGGAAGATATTAGCAAGATCCTGCCTCCTTTAGGCGTACTGCAGGCCCTTGCCGCAGAATTGGCAGCTCCTGTGATCAGCCAGGAGTCAATCAATATTCTCAGGGACATCAATCATAAATTCGCCAAAGCTCTAATGGCGGGAGATACCTTCTCAGCATTGAAGCAGGATGAGAAGTTTCATAATATCATTATCGACCTTGCCCAGAATCCTTATATTTCAAATACAGCATCCATGCTGCAGGCTCATGTCATGCGGTTATACTATAATAAAACCATTATTCTTAAAGAACGTTCTATTGAAGAACATGAAGATATATTAAAAGCTTTTGAAGAAAAAGACAGAGAAAAGGCTGGAAATATCGCGCGTGTTAATTGGCTTCGGGCAATTGACGAGTACTACTCCGGGAAAAAGTATAAACCAATCGCAAACGTCAAAAAAAACGCACAGTAA
- the brnQ gene encoding branched-chain amino acid transport system II carrier protein — translation MTNKIPFSFIVTVGFMLFALFFGAGNLIFPAMLGQSAGTNVWSANAGFIITGVGLPLLGILALGFSGKSDLQSLANRVNPLFGMAFTVALYLSIGPLFAIPRTATVSYEIGIKPFLSEGSGSVGLIIFSVIFFGVTAYFSLNSSKIVDIVGKYLTPILLIVIAVLIGAAFINPMGAFQAPTEAYMNGAFFKGFQEGYLTMDALAAFVFGIIVVNAVKDKGAATRKDIMVSIAKAGLIASGLLAVIYTSLSFIGASSVSGLGALDNGGAVLSGASVHYFGSLGALLLSVIVFGACLTTSIGLITACSSFFNKLMPKVSYKMFVVVLSIFSAVFANFGLSQLIAISVPVLVGIYPLAIALMALTFLHPIFKGRKEVYQGSMLFTFVVSLFDGLNAAGITFAPINDLFSAILPLYDVGLGWIVPCLAGGLIGLAAAVIKGGSHSHSSEVKKAA, via the coding sequence ATGACGAACAAAATACCCTTCTCATTTATTGTGACAGTTGGTTTTATGCTATTTGCCTTGTTTTTCGGGGCAGGAAATTTAATTTTCCCTGCAATGCTGGGCCAATCGGCAGGAACGAATGTATGGTCAGCTAACGCAGGCTTCATTATAACAGGTGTGGGATTGCCTCTGCTTGGCATTCTGGCTTTGGGTTTCTCGGGAAAAAGTGATTTGCAATCGCTCGCTAACCGTGTCAATCCATTATTCGGAATGGCTTTTACGGTAGCCCTTTACTTATCAATTGGTCCGCTATTTGCGATTCCAAGAACAGCTACAGTGTCATACGAAATCGGAATTAAACCTTTTCTATCGGAAGGAAGCGGTTCTGTTGGCTTAATTATATTTTCAGTTATTTTCTTCGGCGTTACAGCTTATTTTTCTTTGAATTCTTCAAAGATTGTAGATATTGTAGGAAAATATTTAACACCGATTCTATTAATTGTAATTGCTGTTTTGATCGGCGCTGCATTCATTAATCCAATGGGTGCATTCCAGGCTCCGACTGAAGCCTATATGAACGGTGCATTTTTTAAAGGGTTCCAGGAAGGCTATCTGACAATGGATGCCTTGGCAGCATTTGTCTTCGGTATTATTGTCGTAAATGCTGTAAAAGATAAAGGAGCTGCAACCAGGAAGGATATCATGGTATCCATTGCCAAAGCAGGTTTAATTGCTTCCGGTCTATTAGCAGTCATTTATACATCGCTTTCCTTTATTGGGGCGTCAAGTGTCAGCGGTCTGGGGGCGTTGGATAACGGCGGTGCTGTTCTATCAGGTGCGTCTGTGCATTATTTTGGCTCATTGGGTGCACTGCTTCTAAGTGTCATTGTGTTTGGCGCTTGTCTGACTACCAGCATCGGTCTGATTACAGCTTGCTCTTCATTTTTCAATAAACTGATGCCAAAAGTATCTTATAAAATGTTCGTCGTTGTTTTATCCATCTTCAGTGCGGTTTTTGCCAACTTTGGATTAAGCCAGCTGATCGCCATTTCCGTACCTGTATTGGTGGGAATCTATCCATTGGCGATTGCACTGATGGCTCTTACTTTTCTTCATCCGATCTTTAAAGGGAGGAAAGAAGTTTATCAGGGAAGCATGCTTTTCACCTTCGTAGTAAGTTTGTTTGATGGCTTGAACGCGGCAGGCATTACATTCGCGCCAATCAATGACCTTTTTAGTGCAATCCTCCCGTTATATGATGTTGGTTTAGGCTGGATTGTACCGTGCTTGGCAGGCGGTCTGATCGGTCTTGCCGCTGCAGTAATAAAGGGCGGAAGCCATTCACATTCTTCTGAAGTGAAGAAAGCTGCATAA